One Nitrospirota bacterium DNA segment encodes these proteins:
- the nadA gene encoding quinolinate synthase NadA, with protein sequence MKALASVPTSVTEYQALTPQELFERTAAAKRTLGDRALILGHNYQRDEVIEHADFRGDSLMLAKLAAERAERPHIVFCGVHFMAETADILSRSGQTVILPDLSAGCSMADMAAIEQVDQCWESLSRILPVEEAVTPVVYVNSAAVLKAFCGEHGGITCTSSNAKAVMDWAWARREKLLFFPDEHLGRNTANRMGLPREQMIVWDPFMPNGGHTADAVRKARLILWKGHCSVHQMFQPAHVDYFRRKYPDGKVIVHPECHEDVVNKADLVGSTEFIIRTVRSAPAGTTWAVGTELNLVNRLKREQSDKHVFFLSSTVCQCATMFRIDAPHLCWAMENLAEGHVVNRIVVPDDEKAWARIALDRMMAVS encoded by the coding sequence GTGAAGGCCCTCGCGTCGGTCCCGACATCGGTGACGGAGTATCAGGCCCTGACGCCGCAGGAGCTGTTCGAGCGGACGGCGGCGGCCAAGAGGACCCTGGGCGACCGGGCGCTGATCCTCGGGCACAACTACCAGCGGGACGAAGTGATCGAGCACGCCGATTTTCGCGGCGATTCGCTCATGCTGGCCAAGCTCGCGGCTGAGCGCGCCGAACGGCCCCACATCGTCTTCTGCGGCGTGCACTTCATGGCCGAGACCGCCGACATCCTCAGCCGCTCGGGGCAGACCGTCATTCTTCCGGACCTGTCGGCCGGCTGCTCGATGGCGGACATGGCTGCGATCGAGCAGGTGGACCAGTGTTGGGAGTCGCTCTCCCGCATCCTGCCGGTTGAAGAGGCCGTGACGCCGGTCGTCTACGTCAACTCGGCGGCGGTGCTCAAGGCATTCTGCGGCGAGCACGGCGGGATCACCTGCACTTCTTCCAACGCCAAAGCGGTGATGGACTGGGCCTGGGCCCGTCGCGAGAAGCTCCTGTTCTTCCCCGACGAGCACCTGGGCCGCAACACGGCCAACAGGATGGGCTTGCCGCGCGAGCAGATGATCGTGTGGGACCCCTTCATGCCGAACGGGGGGCATACGGCGGACGCAGTCCGCAAGGCCCGGCTCATCCTGTGGAAGGGCCATTGCAGCGTGCACCAGATGTTCCAGCCGGCCCACGTGGACTACTTCCGGCGGAAGTACCCGGACGGCAAGGTCATCGTGCATCCGGAATGTCACGAGGACGTCGTCAACAAAGCCGACCTGGTCGGCTCCACCGAGTTCATCATCCGGACGGTTCGCTCGGCCCCAGCCGGAACGACCTGGGCGGTGGGGACCGAGCTGAATCTGGTCAATCGCCTGAAGCGAGAGCAGTCCGACAAGCACGTCTTCTTCCTTTCCTCCACGGTCTGCCAGTGCGCCACCATGTTCCGCATTGATGCTCCCCACCTCTGCTGGGCGATGGAAAACTTGGCCGAAGGCCACGTCGTGAACCGCATCGTCGTGCCGGACGATGAAAAGGCCTGGGCCAGGATCGCGCTGGACCGCATGATGGCGGTGAGTTGA